The following are from one region of the Synechococcus sp. CBW1108 genome:
- a CDS encoding DEAD/DEAH box helicase: MLPSVVASELEQVAADAIRTAFHPTTPGFSGLIDRFLADREQLLKGPYVSVALPFHQGTRRNWFPQIPLPFPPYRHQEKAFDRLLPGTPRNTLVATGTGSGKTECFLLPLLEHCRQQQAQGTRGIKAILIYPMNALATDQARRIADLIHTIPALSGLRAGLYIGSSDEEQTVAMTATSVITNKEALQKAPPDILLTNYKQLDYLLIQPQVQGLWEHNGRLSDGTSVLRYLVVDEFHTFDGAQGTDLACLIRRLRDRLQCPGDELVCVGTSATLGGPESREAMRSYAGQIFASSFEPASLIEEERLSPEEFFRDHTAFGEEGLRLLPLPGLEALDQLDPEHAASAETYLAAQASLWLGDSLPLPPEGNVQNDSWRLALGNQLGTLPAVHNLVRQAAGTCSIEELLERFSRQLGLGDQYPRRYRVLLLESLLALIAHARRRTTKLDGSPVVVPWLNLRVQLWLRELKRMVASVEATPQLRHSDDLAGSDNSVHLPVVHCRDCGATAWTSTALNSTSNTLDRANNLRNFYKAFFSGAPELRYLFPQGGPSNEGACSHQLCASCLSFHPAKELADATPSGAVPVCPTCQSRELVPVDIPDCSIVDDNNHPRVSRDCPYCNAQQSLLLIGSSAANLTSTWSASLFASAFNGDKKLLAFSDSVQDAAHRAGYIAARAYRTSFRTALTTTVQEANAPLPLDQLQERLISEWQQRLPNPVDFAATFIPHDLEWLREWDALQQQLTPSLEATSTLMRFVCDRLRFEVAAEFGYRSRLGSSVEQAGALAAAVDPAAVNKLLPGLLSQLQNEVEPLRGLRLGQLQQLVVGLLQHLRQRGALALSELVGRDGKGSRYLESGGEDTYPFNQIPHTPKFGRTASRPIFLTSYRGKGRFEQLVRDFGRPTWAQHWLQRTAIAASPLDAEQQKETLNAVIDALCQAGLLVQLSGGRGERIWAIPPAAVSVSHEAHPVRCEHCGDMHSVPTDQLSLWDGLPCQVRHCSGSYRSDPRGGLPLYRRLYQRGEVHRIVAREHTGLLERADRERLETQFIRGEYRSDPNLLSATSTLEMGINIGDLSTVLLASVPPEPANYLQRIGRAGRRDGNAMVGTLVTGTAHDLYFFSDPREMLQGQVNPPGCYLDAAAILRRQLLAYSLDRWVAGGLDPQALPRKLKPVLDGVEKAAGGSIPQEFPYTWLGWVQAHQADLLERFCGLFGEELQAASAADLRAFLLTPADSGGDGAFDAPFAQELLARLRDLVAERKRLGAEARKLRERYNKLCERPDDGLTPEEREAKDSIRREQFAYNQLRKDLDARPLLAMLTDEGFLPNYAFPEAGVTLKSVLWRKLPGRSGDGRRSEELPPLSYERPANVAIRELVPDGQFYAQGRRVKVDQVDPNLNQPERWRFCPSCSYASRETDDDFGRKECPRCGSSGYADHGQVKEMARLRQVQATTEDARSRFGDDSDERNPLFFHRELLIVPDHSRREISLAIADEEFPFGAEYLASTTFREINFGEQAVVGASHAIAGKALKVKGFELCRSCGKVQRGLAKASNHTWGCRYRDKPDDAQLRQLLFMYREFNSEALRFLLPGANFWDEAGQPSFIGALHLGLRQRFGGKVDHLQSALGEEPQPGSQQRKTFLYLFDSVPGGTGYVRQLIEAGGKDLRAVFEQSLQHLQACRCSDGCYRCIFMYRQRFDRERTSKRRAIEQLQTILSRWEELQPSERSLSEVVINTRAESELELRFIEKLREGKGKPPGVTVTLREDFIKGNKGYLLTFNSGSSVVSWKVEQQVPIGEAEGVRAFSRADFLLTPTAGGKPIAVYTDGWEYHRGRLATDAEQRMALQRSCRYLFWALSWDDVVEAPPTAQAPLEPNGLAVGMMPDFASKNRENYLERWWPQSVLDDLSQRPVPIPREVQLANSLQLLMAYLANPSEALWQGLAQMFCLAQRPPMPPVQIHDPSLMAPREALNLNSHVEEWRQGGESPRVGQHLAPVPELQILNLVDLGLHKTDRLHPCASFRAIHFEPDRSSSERQQQLAWREWLRQGNLFQFLPHLLISTPGWGGSEQPAAVDPPQVWVEAEPAKAAPEGPGAPETAVAASQQAWQALSRFAPADVQPLLQALEAAWQGTDRPLPEQAFELEGPKGDVIAQAELAWPDQRLAVVIESVDAEAFTAAGWRCWSVEDPPAATAAALMEALPPS, from the coding sequence TTGCTCCCCTCCGTTGTTGCGAGCGAGCTGGAGCAGGTGGCCGCTGATGCCATCCGCACCGCTTTTCACCCCACCACGCCGGGCTTCTCGGGGCTGATCGATCGCTTTCTGGCCGATCGCGAGCAGCTGCTCAAGGGCCCCTACGTGTCGGTGGCCCTGCCCTTTCACCAGGGCACAAGGCGCAACTGGTTCCCGCAGATCCCACTGCCCTTCCCGCCCTATCGGCATCAGGAAAAAGCCTTTGATCGGCTATTGCCTGGCACACCCCGAAACACCCTGGTGGCGACCGGCACCGGTTCGGGCAAAACGGAGTGCTTCCTACTGCCGCTCCTGGAGCACTGCCGCCAGCAGCAGGCCCAGGGCACCCGCGGCATCAAAGCGATCCTGATCTATCCGATGAATGCCCTGGCCACAGACCAGGCCAGGCGCATTGCTGATCTGATCCACACCATTCCTGCGCTTTCGGGCCTGCGAGCAGGCCTTTACATCGGCTCCAGCGATGAGGAGCAAACGGTGGCGATGACCGCCACCAGCGTGATCACCAACAAAGAGGCGCTGCAGAAGGCTCCGCCCGACATCCTGCTCACCAACTACAAGCAGCTCGACTACCTGCTGATCCAACCCCAGGTGCAGGGGCTGTGGGAGCACAACGGCCGTCTGAGCGATGGCACCAGTGTGTTGCGTTATCTGGTGGTGGATGAGTTCCACACCTTTGATGGCGCCCAGGGCACCGACCTGGCCTGTCTGATCCGCCGCCTGCGCGATCGTCTCCAGTGCCCTGGTGATGAACTGGTGTGCGTGGGCACCTCCGCCACCCTCGGCGGCCCGGAATCGCGTGAGGCGATGCGCAGCTATGCGGGGCAGATCTTTGCCAGCAGCTTTGAGCCCGCCTCGCTCATTGAAGAAGAGCGCCTCAGCCCCGAGGAGTTCTTCCGGGATCACACCGCCTTTGGCGAGGAGGGGCTCCGCCTCTTGCCCTTGCCCGGGCTTGAAGCCCTGGATCAACTCGATCCTGAACACGCCGCCAGCGCGGAGACCTACCTCGCGGCCCAGGCATCGCTCTGGCTGGGGGATTCGCTGCCACTACCGCCTGAGGGCAACGTTCAAAACGACAGCTGGCGTCTTGCATTGGGCAACCAGCTCGGCACCCTGCCGGCTGTGCACAACCTGGTGCGCCAGGCCGCAGGCACCTGCTCGATCGAGGAGTTGCTGGAACGCTTCTCGCGTCAGCTGGGCCTGGGCGATCAGTACCCACGCCGTTACCGCGTGCTGCTGCTCGAGAGCCTGCTCGCGCTCATCGCCCACGCCCGCCGCCGCACCACCAAGCTCGATGGCAGCCCCGTGGTGGTGCCCTGGCTCAACCTGCGCGTGCAGCTTTGGTTGCGCGAGCTCAAACGCATGGTGGCTTCCGTGGAGGCCACACCCCAGCTGCGCCATTCCGATGATCTGGCCGGCAGCGACAACAGCGTCCACCTCCCCGTGGTGCATTGCCGCGATTGCGGCGCCACCGCCTGGACCTCCACAGCCCTCAACTCCACCAGCAACACGCTGGACCGCGCCAACAACCTCCGCAACTTCTACAAAGCCTTCTTCTCCGGTGCTCCGGAGCTCCGCTACCTCTTCCCCCAAGGCGGCCCTTCCAATGAGGGAGCCTGCAGCCACCAGCTGTGTGCCAGCTGCCTGTCGTTTCATCCCGCCAAGGAGCTAGCCGACGCCACGCCATCCGGCGCTGTGCCCGTCTGCCCCACCTGCCAGAGCCGAGAGCTGGTGCCGGTCGATATTCCTGACTGCAGCATCGTTGACGACAACAACCACCCGCGGGTCAGCCGCGACTGTCCTTACTGCAACGCCCAGCAGAGTTTGCTGTTGATCGGTTCTTCTGCCGCCAACCTCACCAGTACCTGGAGCGCCTCCCTGTTTGCCTCCGCCTTCAACGGCGACAAGAAGCTGCTGGCCTTCTCCGATTCGGTTCAGGACGCTGCCCACCGCGCCGGCTACATCGCGGCCCGCGCTTATCGCACCTCCTTCCGCACCGCCCTCACCACAACAGTCCAAGAAGCGAACGCGCCACTGCCACTCGATCAGCTGCAGGAGCGCCTGATCAGCGAGTGGCAGCAGCGCTTGCCTAACCCGGTCGACTTCGCCGCCACCTTTATCCCCCACGACCTGGAGTGGCTGCGCGAATGGGATGCCCTCCAGCAGCAGCTCACACCAAGCCTGGAGGCCACCAGCACCCTGATGCGCTTCGTGTGCGATCGGCTGCGCTTTGAGGTGGCCGCCGAATTCGGCTACCGCTCACGCCTGGGCTCCTCGGTGGAGCAAGCCGGTGCGTTGGCGGCCGCTGTGGATCCTGCCGCGGTGAACAAGCTGCTGCCAGGCCTGCTCAGCCAGCTGCAGAACGAGGTGGAGCCCCTGCGCGGCCTGCGCCTCGGCCAACTGCAGCAGCTCGTGGTGGGCCTGCTGCAGCACCTGCGCCAACGCGGCGCTCTGGCCCTGAGCGAGCTGGTGGGTCGAGACGGCAAGGGCAGCCGCTACCTGGAGAGCGGCGGTGAAGACACCTATCCCTTCAACCAGATCCCCCACACGCCGAAGTTCGGACGCACCGCCAGTCGACCGATCTTTCTCACCAGCTACCGCGGCAAGGGGCGATTCGAGCAGCTGGTGCGCGACTTCGGCCGCCCCACCTGGGCACAGCACTGGCTGCAGCGCACGGCGATCGCTGCAAGCCCCCTAGATGCGGAACAGCAGAAGGAAACCCTGAACGCCGTCATCGACGCCTTGTGCCAGGCCGGTCTGTTGGTGCAGCTCAGCGGCGGCCGGGGTGAGCGCATCTGGGCGATCCCGCCCGCAGCGGTGAGCGTGAGCCATGAGGCACACCCCGTGCGCTGTGAGCACTGCGGCGACATGCACAGCGTGCCCACCGACCAGCTCAGCCTCTGGGATGGCCTGCCCTGTCAGGTGCGCCATTGCTCCGGCAGCTACCGCTCTGATCCCCGCGGCGGGCTACCGCTCTATCGGCGGCTCTACCAACGCGGCGAGGTGCATCGCATCGTCGCCCGCGAACACACCGGCCTGCTGGAGCGGGCCGATCGCGAGCGGCTCGAAACCCAGTTCATCCGCGGCGAGTACCGCAGCGACCCCAACCTGCTCTCGGCCACCTCCACCCTGGAGATGGGCATCAACATCGGCGATCTCTCCACGGTGCTGCTGGCGTCGGTGCCACCGGAGCCGGCCAACTACCTGCAACGCATCGGCCGCGCCGGCCGCCGCGACGGCAACGCCATGGTGGGAACGCTCGTGACGGGCACAGCCCACGACCTCTATTTCTTCTCCGACCCGCGCGAGATGCTGCAGGGGCAGGTGAATCCCCCTGGCTGCTATCTCGATGCGGCCGCCATCCTGCGTCGCCAGCTGCTCGCCTACAGCCTCGATCGCTGGGTCGCGGGTGGGCTTGATCCACAGGCGTTGCCGCGCAAGCTCAAACCGGTGCTCGATGGCGTGGAGAAGGCAGCCGGCGGCAGCATCCCCCAGGAGTTCCCCTACACCTGGCTGGGCTGGGTGCAGGCCCATCAGGCCGATCTGCTGGAGCGCTTCTGCGGCTTGTTCGGAGAAGAGCTGCAGGCGGCCAGTGCCGCTGATCTGCGTGCGTTCCTGCTCACCCCCGCCGATAGCGGTGGGGATGGCGCCTTCGATGCGCCCTTCGCGCAGGAACTGCTGGCCCGCCTGCGCGATCTGGTGGCTGAACGGAAGCGGTTGGGTGCAGAGGCCCGCAAACTGCGCGAGCGCTACAACAAGCTCTGCGAGCGGCCCGACGACGGCCTCACCCCCGAAGAGCGGGAGGCCAAAGACTCCATCCGCCGCGAGCAGTTCGCCTACAACCAGCTGCGCAAAGACCTCGACGCTCGGCCACTGCTGGCGATGCTCACCGACGAGGGCTTCCTGCCGAACTACGCCTTCCCGGAAGCGGGCGTCACGCTCAAGTCGGTGCTCTGGCGCAAGCTGCCAGGCCGCTCCGGCGATGGCCGCCGCAGCGAGGAACTGCCGCCCCTGAGCTACGAGCGCCCGGCCAACGTGGCCATCCGCGAGCTGGTGCCCGATGGCCAGTTCTATGCCCAGGGCCGCCGCGTCAAGGTTGATCAGGTCGATCCCAACCTCAACCAACCCGAGCGCTGGCGCTTCTGCCCCTCCTGCTCCTACGCCAGCCGCGAGACCGACGACGACTTCGGCCGCAAGGAATGCCCCCGCTGCGGCAGCAGCGGCTATGCCGACCACGGTCAGGTGAAGGAGATGGCCCGCCTGCGCCAGGTGCAGGCCACCACCGAGGACGCCCGCAGCCGCTTCGGGGATGACAGCGACGAACGCAATCCGCTGTTCTTCCACCGCGAGCTGCTGATCGTGCCCGACCACAGCCGCCGCGAGATTTCGCTGGCGATCGCCGATGAGGAGTTCCCCTTCGGTGCTGAATACCTGGCCAGCACCACCTTCCGTGAGATCAACTTCGGCGAGCAGGCCGTGGTCGGCGCCAGCCACGCCATCGCCGGCAAGGCCCTCAAGGTGAAGGGTTTTGAGCTCTGCCGCAGCTGCGGCAAGGTGCAGCGCGGCCTCGCCAAGGCCAGCAACCACACCTGGGGCTGCCGGTATCGCGACAAGCCCGACGACGCCCAGCTGCGCCAGCTGCTGTTCATGTATCGGGAGTTCAACTCCGAGGCCCTGCGCTTCCTGCTGCCCGGCGCCAACTTCTGGGATGAGGCGGGCCAGCCGTCCTTTATCGGCGCCCTGCACCTGGGCCTGCGTCAGCGCTTCGGCGGCAAGGTGGACCACCTGCAATCCGCCCTCGGCGAGGAACCCCAGCCCGGCAGCCAGCAGCGCAAAACCTTCCTCTATCTCTTTGATTCCGTTCCCGGTGGGACGGGCTATGTGCGCCAACTGATCGAAGCGGGCGGCAAGGATCTACGAGCCGTGTTCGAGCAGTCGCTGCAGCATCTGCAGGCCTGCCGCTGCAGCGATGGCTGCTACCGCTGCATCTTCATGTACCGGCAGCGCTTTGATCGCGAGCGCACCAGCAAACGGCGGGCGATCGAGCAATTGCAGACGATCCTGAGCCGCTGGGAGGAACTGCAGCCCTCAGAGCGCAGCCTCTCGGAGGTGGTGATCAACACCCGCGCCGAAAGCGAACTGGAGCTGCGCTTCATCGAAAAGCTGCGAGAAGGCAAAGGCAAGCCACCTGGGGTCACCGTCACCCTGCGCGAGGACTTCATCAAGGGCAACAAGGGCTACCTGCTGACCTTCAACAGTGGCTCCAGCGTGGTGAGCTGGAAGGTGGAGCAGCAGGTTCCGATCGGTGAGGCCGAGGGTGTTCGCGCCTTTTCTCGTGCCGATTTCCTGCTCACACCAACGGCTGGCGGCAAACCGATCGCTGTCTACACCGATGGCTGGGAATACCACCGCGGCCGGCTGGCCACAGATGCCGAACAGCGCATGGCCTTGCAGCGCAGCTGTCGCTACCTCTTCTGGGCCCTCAGCTGGGATGACGTTGTGGAGGCACCTCCCACGGCGCAGGCACCACTGGAGCCCAACGGGCTTGCAGTGGGGATGATGCCAGACTTTGCTTCCAAAAATCGCGAAAACTATCTTGAACGTTGGTGGCCCCAAAGCGTCTTAGACGACCTTTCACAACGACCAGTCCCAATTCCTCGCGAAGTTCAGCTGGCTAACAGTCTGCAATTGCTGATGGCCTACCTGGCCAATCCTTCCGAAGCACTTTGGCAGGGTCTCGCGCAAATGTTTTGCCTTGCCCAGCGCCCGCCCATGCCTCCAGTGCAGATCCATGATCCATCTTTAATGGCACCACGAGAGGCTCTGAATCTCAATTCACATGTCGAGGAGTGGAGGCAGGGCGGTGAATCTCCCCGAGTGGGTCAACACCTCGCTCCTGTGCCAGAACTGCAGATTCTCAATCTCGTCGATCTGGGTCTGCATAAAACTGACAGGCTGCATCCTTGCGCCAGTTTTCGGGCCATTCATTTTGAACCTGATCGTTCCAGCTCTGAGCGACAACAGCAGCTGGCCTGGCGCGAATGGTTACGCCAGGGAAACCTCTTCCAGTTCCTGCCCCATCTGCTGATCTCCACGCCGGGCTGGGGTGGGAGCGAGCAACCCGCCGCCGTGGACCCACCCCAGGTGTGGGTGGAGGCCGAGCCAGCCAAGGCAGCTCCGGAAGGCCCAGGCGCCCCAGAAACCGCTGTTGCTGCGTCGCAACAGGCCTGGCAGGCCCTCAGCCGCTTTGCGCCAGCCGACGTGCAGCCGCTGCTGCAGGCATTGGAGGCAGCCTGGCAAGGCACCGATCGGCCCTTGCCTGAGCAGGCCTTTGAGCTGGAAGGGCCGAAGGGTGATGTGATCGCCCAGGCTGAACTCGCCTGGCCGGATCAGCGGCTGGCGGTGGTGATCGAGTCTGTTGATGCGGAAGCCTTCACTGCCGCGGGCTGGCGCTGCTGGTCGGTAGAGGATCCTCCTGCCGCCACAGCCGCCGCCCTGATGGAGGCCCTTCCACCGTCCTGA
- a CDS encoding 3'-5' exonuclease produces MSEPRLTVALSNDFFKAFGRLPEKSRGKVATFISKFRANPRSPGLNYERIEGGKDPFIRSIRVDQDIRCIVRAPDEGDTYVLLWIDKHDDAYQWARRRTCHVNRVSGALQVVDVEAAELAVGDAIAAAVSEALANQPPVPQPAPAQTQVGSLFAHCSDDQLMLLGVPEALLPAVRAVSSEEALSRLIEWVPQDCVDGLILLADGKPIEVVIEELERQRPAAIDPTDVAAALETPESKAEFLVITDDDVLEAMLSAPLERWRVFLHPSQRRLVERQWSGAVRVLGGAGTGKTVVAMHRARWLAKELIKADAPGRVLFTTFTRNLATDIRANLTKICSPEELQRIEVIHLDGWVMTFLKAQGLQVRVFNDEARDSCWSLAMDVADTSLGLDERFYREEWKDVVLAQGCRSRDEYLMARRVGRGTRLSRPQRAQIWPVFDAVRAEFRQRGLWEPEEAKQIAADLIHKSAGSPLFAAVVVDEAQDLDVASFSLLRALVGEPRANDLFIVGDPHQRIYGKPVVLSRCGIDIRGRARKLRINYRTTEETRAWATAVLHGLDFDDLDGGSDPASDYRSLLHGDHPLVQGFEDPAEEQRFLVSTLRQLRDEQQSLASTCVAARTNKAVEKLEALLKGEGFATRVINAEESDDPSDPALRLATMHRVKGLEFDQVFLPGLDASQMPLQVEVNKRPDALSRELFEQQERSLLHVAATRAKKRVVVSYSGKASPFLGRS; encoded by the coding sequence ATGAGCGAGCCCCGCCTCACCGTTGCCCTCTCCAACGATTTCTTCAAAGCGTTCGGGCGGTTGCCGGAGAAGTCGCGCGGCAAGGTGGCCACCTTCATCTCCAAGTTCCGTGCCAACCCCCGCAGTCCGGGGCTGAACTACGAGCGCATCGAAGGCGGCAAGGACCCCTTCATCCGCTCGATCCGGGTGGATCAGGACATCCGCTGCATCGTGCGCGCCCCTGATGAAGGCGATACCTACGTGCTGCTCTGGATCGACAAGCACGACGATGCCTACCAATGGGCCCGTCGCCGCACCTGCCATGTGAACCGGGTATCTGGAGCCCTGCAGGTGGTGGATGTGGAAGCCGCCGAGCTCGCCGTAGGAGACGCGATCGCTGCGGCTGTGAGCGAGGCTCTGGCCAATCAGCCCCCCGTACCCCAGCCGGCTCCGGCCCAAACCCAGGTCGGCTCACTGTTTGCCCATTGCAGCGACGACCAGCTGATGTTGCTCGGCGTCCCCGAGGCCTTGCTGCCCGCCGTACGCGCCGTCAGCAGTGAGGAGGCACTGAGTCGCCTGATCGAATGGGTGCCGCAGGACTGCGTCGATGGCCTGATCCTGCTGGCTGATGGCAAACCGATTGAGGTGGTGATCGAGGAGCTGGAGCGGCAGCGCCCCGCCGCGATCGATCCCACCGATGTGGCGGCGGCACTGGAGACGCCCGAGAGCAAGGCCGAGTTCCTGGTGATCACCGACGACGACGTGCTCGAAGCGATGCTTTCGGCACCGCTGGAGCGCTGGCGCGTGTTTCTCCACCCCAGCCAGCGCCGTCTGGTGGAGCGCCAGTGGAGTGGCGCTGTGCGGGTGCTGGGCGGAGCCGGGACCGGCAAGACCGTGGTGGCCATGCACCGGGCCCGCTGGCTGGCCAAGGAGCTGATCAAAGCCGACGCCCCCGGCCGGGTGCTGTTCACCACCTTCACCCGCAACCTGGCCACCGACATCCGCGCCAACCTCACCAAGATCTGCAGCCCTGAGGAGCTGCAGCGGATCGAGGTGATTCACCTTGATGGCTGGGTGATGACGTTCCTCAAGGCTCAGGGCCTGCAGGTGCGCGTGTTCAACGACGAGGCGCGTGACAGCTGCTGGAGCCTGGCCATGGATGTGGCCGACACGTCACTCGGCCTTGATGAGCGCTTCTACCGCGAGGAGTGGAAAGACGTGGTGCTCGCCCAGGGCTGCCGCAGCCGCGATGAGTACCTGATGGCCCGCCGCGTCGGACGCGGCACCCGCCTCAGCCGCCCGCAGCGCGCCCAGATCTGGCCGGTGTTCGACGCGGTGCGCGCCGAATTCCGCCAGCGGGGCCTGTGGGAGCCGGAGGAGGCCAAACAGATCGCCGCCGACCTGATCCACAAGTCAGCAGGCTCCCCGCTATTTGCCGCCGTGGTGGTGGATGAGGCCCAGGATCTCGACGTGGCCTCCTTCTCGCTGCTGCGGGCCCTTGTCGGTGAGCCCCGCGCCAATGATCTGTTCATCGTCGGCGATCCCCACCAGCGCATCTACGGCAAGCCGGTGGTGCTCAGCCGCTGCGGCATCGACATCCGTGGCCGCGCCCGCAAGCTGCGCATCAATTACCGCACCACTGAGGAAACCCGCGCCTGGGCCACCGCCGTGCTCCACGGCCTCGATTTCGATGATCTCGATGGGGGCAGCGATCCCGCCAGCGACTATCGCTCTCTGCTCCATGGTGACCATCCCTTGGTGCAGGGCTTCGAGGATCCCGCAGAGGAGCAGCGTTTCCTGGTGAGCACCCTGCGGCAGCTGCGCGACGAGCAACAGTCCCTGGCCTCCACCTGCGTGGCGGCCCGCACCAACAAGGCCGTGGAGAAGCTCGAAGCCCTGCTCAAGGGCGAGGGTTTTGCCACCCGGGTGATCAACGCCGAGGAGTCCGACGACCCCAGCGATCCAGCCCTGCGGCTCGCCACCATGCACCGGGTCAAGGGTCTGGAGTTCGACCAGGTCTTTCTGCCGGGCCTCGATGCCTCCCAGATGCCCCTGCAGGTGGAAGTCAACAAACGGCCTGATGCCCTCTCCAGGGAGCTTTTCGAGCAGCAGGAGCGCTCACTGCTGCATGTGGCGGCCACGCGAGCCAAGAAGCGGGTGGTGGTGAGCTACAGCGGCAAGGCTTCACCTTTTCTCGGCCGGAGCTGA
- a CDS encoding ATP-dependent RecD-like DNA helicase: protein MAGAAESRQPNGSSGALGAGQPTEVLAGSIERVTFHNAENGFCVLRIKARGHRDLVTVVGHAAEISAGEWVTVSGTWVNSREHGQQFKAAFLRSSAPTTAEGIEKYLGSGMIRGIGPIYASKLVASFGSEVFEVIEQAPERLREVPGIGKVRAGRIAQAWADQKVVREIMVFLHSHGVGTARAVRIFKTYGNDAVQVMAENPYRLARDIRGIGFRTADAIAARLGIEPTATIRLRAGINYALLEASGDGHCGLPTAELLKLAGALLAVERPEETGATTRVPLEPEQIQAALDLELSECSVVADSLAGEPAIFLSHLYKAERQIAEALLEQLQGSPPWGVIDALRAIGWVEQRLGLELAASQRAAVQLALASKVLVITGGPGVGKTTLINAILQILAAKKLRIQLCAPTGRAAKRMTEASGLEAKTIHRLLEFDPASYGFRRGADLPLECDLLVVDETSMVDVPLMASLLAAIPPEAALLLVGDVDQLPSVGPGQVLADVIASGAVPVTRLTEVFRQAASSRIITTAHAINSGTIPDLRSPPEGKSSDFYFLSAETPEQAVALILKVVGERIPTRFGFDPISQVQVLCPMARGGCGSRSLNVELQQLLNPDPVEQVERFGWRFAPGDKVMQIANDYEKEVFNGDVGTIDAIDSDNSELSVLFPTSEAGGNAAAAGSRVVVYGWGELDHLVPAYACTIHKSQGSEYPAVVIPLLTQHYAMLQRNLVYTGLTRGKQLVVVVGQKKALAMAVKNHLGRRRCTKLAEWLSSP from the coding sequence ATGGCCGGAGCGGCTGAGAGCAGGCAGCCGAACGGCAGCAGCGGAGCACTGGGCGCCGGCCAGCCCACCGAAGTGCTGGCCGGCTCAATCGAGCGCGTCACCTTCCACAACGCTGAAAACGGCTTCTGCGTGCTGCGCATCAAGGCCCGCGGCCATCGCGATCTGGTCACAGTGGTGGGCCATGCCGCCGAGATCAGTGCCGGCGAATGGGTCACCGTCTCCGGCACCTGGGTGAACAGCAGGGAGCACGGCCAGCAGTTCAAGGCCGCCTTCCTGCGTTCCTCCGCTCCGACCACTGCCGAGGGGATCGAGAAATACCTGGGCTCGGGGATGATCCGCGGCATCGGCCCGATCTACGCCAGCAAGCTCGTTGCCTCCTTTGGCTCTGAGGTGTTCGAGGTGATCGAGCAGGCCCCCGAACGCCTGCGAGAGGTGCCAGGCATCGGCAAGGTACGCGCCGGCCGCATCGCCCAGGCCTGGGCGGATCAGAAGGTGGTGCGCGAAATCATGGTGTTCCTGCACAGCCATGGCGTCGGCACCGCCCGGGCGGTGCGGATCTTCAAGACGTATGGGAACGACGCTGTGCAGGTGATGGCGGAGAACCCCTACCGCCTGGCCCGCGACATCCGCGGCATCGGCTTCCGCACCGCCGATGCCATCGCGGCGCGACTTGGCATCGAGCCCACCGCCACGATCCGCCTGCGGGCTGGGATCAACTACGCCCTGCTGGAGGCCAGCGGTGATGGCCACTGCGGCCTGCCCACCGCCGAACTGCTCAAGCTGGCCGGGGCGCTCTTGGCGGTGGAGCGGCCGGAGGAAACCGGCGCCACCACTCGCGTGCCGCTGGAGCCCGAGCAGATCCAGGCGGCCCTGGACCTGGAGCTCAGCGAGTGCTCCGTGGTGGCCGACAGCCTGGCCGGCGAGCCGGCCATCTTCCTGAGCCATCTGTACAAGGCCGAGCGCCAGATCGCCGAGGCGCTGCTGGAGCAGCTGCAGGGGTCACCACCCTGGGGCGTGATCGACGCGCTGCGGGCGATCGGTTGGGTGGAGCAGCGCCTGGGTCTGGAGCTGGCAGCAAGCCAGCGGGCGGCAGTGCAGCTGGCCCTGGCCAGCAAGGTGCTGGTGATCACCGGCGGACCGGGGGTGGGCAAAACCACCCTAATCAACGCCATCCTGCAGATCCTGGCGGCCAAGAAGCTGCGCATCCAGCTCTGCGCCCCCACCGGCCGTGCCGCCAAGCGCATGACTGAGGCCTCGGGGCTGGAGGCCAAGACCATCCACCGGCTGCTGGAGTTCGACCCAGCCAGCTACGGCTTCCGGCGTGGCGCCGACCTGCCGTTGGAATGCGACCTGCTGGTGGTGGATGAGACCTCGATGGTGGATGTGCCGTTGATGGCCTCCCTGCTGGCGGCGATTCCACCGGAGGCAGCGCTGCTGCTGGTGGGGGATGTGGACCAGCTGCCATCAGTGGGGCCCGGTCAGGTGCTGGCCGATGTGATCGCCAGCGGCGCAGTGCCGGTCACCCGTCTCACCGAGGTATTCCGTCAGGCAGCTTCCAGCCGGATCATCACCACCGCCCATGCCATCAACTCCGGCACCATCCCCGATCTGCGCTCCCCACCCGAGGGCAAGAGCAGCGACTTCTACTTCCTGTCGGCCGAGACGCCTGAGCAGGCGGTGGCCCTGATCCTCAAGGTGGTGGGCGAGCGTATCCCGACCCGCTTTGGCTTCGATCCGATCAGCCAGGTGCAGGTGCTCTGCCCGATGGCACGCGGTGGCTGTGGCTCAAGATCGCTGAACGTGGAGCTGCAGCAGCTGCTCAATCCCGATCCAGTCGAGCAGGTGGAGCGCTTTGGCTGGCGCTTTGCACCCGGCGACAAGGTGATGCAGATCGCCAACGACTACGAGAAGGAGGTGTTCAACGGCGATGTGGGCACGATCGATGCGATCGACTCAGACAACAGTGAACTGAGCGTGCTGTTCCCCACCAGCGAGGCAGGTGGCAATGCCGCTGCGGCCGGGAGCCGGGTGGTGGTCTACGGCTGGGGGGAGCTCGATCATCTGGTACCCGCCTATGCCTGCACGATCCACAAGAGCCAGGGCAGCGAATACCCGGCGGTGGTGATCCCATTGCTCACCCAGCACTACGCGATGCTGCAGCGCAACCTGGTATACACGGGCCTCACCCGCGGCAAGCAGCTGGTGGTGGTGGTGGGCCAGAAGAAGGCCCTGGCCATGGCGGTCAAGAACCACCTGGGCCGCAGGCGCTGCACCAAGTTGGCCGAGTGGCTCAGCTCACCATGA